In Pseudomonas grandcourensis, the DNA window TTGGCTGAGCAGATCGCCAAAAATCGCTGGCGTCCTGGCGAGGCGATTCCTACCGAGGCTGCGCTTTCAGCGGAGTACGAACTTTCTACCGGCACGGTGCGCAAAGCGATTGATGCGTTAGTCAGTGAGGGCATTCTGGAGCGTCAGCAGGGGCGAGGGACTTTCATTCGTCGTCCACAATTTCAATCCTCTCTGTTCCGCTTCTTTCGATTTCAGTCTGCTTCTGGTGAGCGCCAGGTACCGGAGAGCCGCATCCTGTCAATCGAGCCCGTTGCCGCGCCCTCGGCCGTAGCCCAAGCGCTTGGGCTGCCCTCCGATGCACCGGTGATTCGCATTGTTCGTTTGCGTTTGCTGGAGGTTCAGCCAGTACTTGCCGAAGAAATCTGGTTGCCGCGCAGCCGTTTCCAACCCTTGCTTGAGACCGACCTCAGCCTGAAAGGGCCATTGCTGTATCCAATCTACGAAGACCTCTGCGGCCAGGTCGTTGCCTATGCCGAAGAGACCCTCACCGCCGAGTCGGTCAACGACGTACACGCACGCCTGTTGCAGGTGCCGATTAACAGTCCGGTGGTAGTGATCGAACGGCTGGCCCGTGATTACGCCGGTACGCCACTGGAGTGGCGTCGTTCTCGTGGCCACGCAGAGCATTTCCGTTACAGCGTGGATATTCGCTAGCGCCTGCCCGTGTAGTGAGTTGTTCAGCGGCGAATAAGTCGTCGCTGGTTTCCTGTTTGTTTGCCAAAACTGGCCCTGTAGCGGTGCGGTTCGCTCTCGGCTGCCTTACGTTCCACTTATAAGGATAAGAACCATGTTCAGCTGGTATCGCCAAGTCACTCCTCGGGAGCGCAAAACGTTTTGGGCCTGCTTCGGCGGATGGTCGCTCGACGCACTGGAAGTACAAATGTTTGGCCTGGCGATTCCGGCTTTGATCGGCGCCTTTGCCCTGACCAAGGGCGACGCGGGGCTGATCAGCGGAGTGACTCTGGTCACTTCAGCCATCGGTGGCTGGGTAGGGGGGACGTTGTCCGACCGCTACGGCCGGGTGCGTACGCTGCAGTGGATGATTTTGTGGTTCTCCTTTTTTACCTTTCTCTCCGCGTTTGTGAGCGGCTTCAACCAGCTCTTGATCGTCAAGGCGCTCCAGGGTTTCGGCATCGGCGGCGAGTGGGCAGCAGGTGCAGTATTGATGGCCGAAACCATCAATCCGCAGTATCGCGGCAAAGTGATGGGCACCGTACAAAGTGCCTGGGCCGTGGGTTGGGGGCTGGCCGTCGGAGTGTTCACACTGATTTATTCCTTCGTGCCGCAGGACATGGCGTGGCGCGTGATGTTCCTGGTCGGGCTGCTACCGTCGTTCCTGATTATCTGGGTGCGTCGTAATGTCGAGGAGCCCGACAGCTTCCAGCGTCTGCAAAAAGAAAACGCCATCCCGCAAAGTTTCTTCAAATCCTTGGCCGGCATCTTCCGCCCCGATTTGATCCGCGTAACGCTGTTCGGTGGTCTGTTGGGTTTGGGCGCGCACGGTGGTTACCACGCGGTGATGACCTGGCTGCCGACGTTCCTCAAGACTGAGCGCAATCTGTCCGTACTGAACTCTGGCGGCTACCTGGCGGTGATCATCTTCGCGTTCTGGTGTGGGTGTGTAGTCAGCGGCTTTTTGATCGACCGTATTGGCCGACGCAAAAACATCGTGCTGTTCGCGCTTTGCTGTGTCGTCACTGTGCAGAGTTATGTGTTCCTGCCGCTGACCAATACCCAGATGCTGTTCCTGGGGTTCCCGCTCGGCTTTTTCGCGGCCGGTATTCCCGCGAGCCTTGGAGCACTGTTCAACGAGCTGTACCCGGCGGATGTACGCGGTGCCGGTGTGGGCTTCTGCTACAACTTTGGCCGAGTGCTTTCAGCTGTGTTCCCGTTCCTGGTCGGTCACATGAGCGACTCCATGTCCCTTGGGTCTGCGATTGGTATCGACGCCGGGATTGCCTACGGCGTTGCGGTGATCGCGGCACTTTGTCTGCCGGAAACCCGTGGACGCAGCCTCGAAGCTTCGAGTGCATCGATGCCAGCAACGGTCAACGGCAACGAGAGTGCGCGGGCCTGATGCCCTTTACCTTCTATAGATGAACGCTATGACTGACACCTGTTCTACGCCGATCACCGGCATCGACTCCCATGCTCATGTGTTTAGCCGTGATCTAAATCTGGTCGGTGCACGGCGCTATACCCCTGATTACGACGCCACGCTTGAGCAGTATCTGACGCACTTGCACGCTCATGGTCTGAGTCATGGCGTATTGGTGCAACCGAGCTTTCTCGGCACCGACAATAGCTACTTGCTGGCGGCGTTGAGGCAAGCGCCGGATAAGTTGCGAGGCGTGGTTGTGCTGGAACCAGGCGTCAGTCGCGCCATATTGAATGACATGGATCACCTGGGCGTGGTCGGCGTTCGCTTGAACCTGATGGGTAAGGCGTTACCTGATTTTCGTAACAGTGCCTGGAGAGAGTTTTTCAGCCACATTGCTGATCTTGACTGGCATGTCGAGTTGCATCGGGAGGTAAAGGATCTGCCGGGACTGATCCATCAATTGACGCCGTTCGGTTTGAAGTTGGTGATTGATCACTTTGGTCGGCCGGATGCCAATTCGGGCGTCGATCAGCCCGGGTTTTGCGAGTTACTGGAGTTGGGATCGAAAGGTTCGATCTGGATGAAGGTATCGGGAATCTATCGTTTGGGAGGTACGCCGCAACAGAACATCAATTTCGCTCGAATGGCATTACCGCTGTTCGAACAAAGTTTCGGCCTTCGTCAGTTGGTGTGGGGCAGCGACTGGCCGCATACGCAGCATGAGCAAAGCATCGGTTTCGGCACCGTAGTCGATCAGTTGCAAGCCCTGGAGTGTTCGACGCAGGTTAGCTATTCGTTGCTGGTGCAAGCACCTCGAAGGTTATTCGGTTTTGCAAAAGGCGAAAGCTGAGACTTACGCCTGCATTTGCAGATGACCATTCATCTCACCCATTTAAACGAATACATACAGAACGTTCGAAGTGCGACGTTGCAGTAAAACCTACCGTGCCTCATCGAGAAGTTCTGTGTAATAGCAGCATATTCCAATTACAAGAGAGTAGATTCCATGAATACGTCACCCAATGCCGAAGTTGAAAGCATCCACACGACGTTTGGTTTATCGCGTGCGCTGACAGGCGTTACGGTTTCAAACTTCTCTTTCAAATCTGAGTTCAGTTTGAGCGCCAGCCCAACCGAGATCCTTTCATGACTCCTTTAGATATAGACCTCTTACTGACCGCATTGGTGAGCGTCCTGGTGCTGGTGGCGCTCATCGTGTCGCGTCTCAAAATGCACCCGCTCCTGGCCTTGCTAGTAGTTTCCGTTGGCGTTGGCTTTGCAACCAGTATGGAGCCAGAAACCATCGTCTCCCACTTGATCACCGGCGCCGGAAAGACACTGGGGGCAGTAGGGGTCGTAATCGCGCTTGGAGCGATGCTAGGCAAAATTCTTGCTGACGCAGGCGTCACAGAGCAGGTCGCCGAGGTCATCCTCAAGCGAACATCGGATCGGATGATACCTTGGGCCATGATGATGGTTGCATTTGTAATTGGCATTCCCATGTTTTTCGAGGTGGGCTTGGTGATCATGCTGCCACTGATATTCAGCGTGGCGCGAAAGCTGGAAAGCCAGGCTCGCTTCAAAGGTTCAGCGTATGTGTATGTGGGTGTTCCGGTGATTGCGGCACTTGCAGCCATGCACGGGATGGTACCGCCGCACCCTGGCCCCTTGACGGCCATCGCCGCGCTCAAAACCTCGGTTGGGCCCACAATGCTCTATGGCTTCCTTGCGGCTATTCCTGCAATGATTTTAGGCGGCCCGCTTTATGGCGCATTCATTTCGCCGCGCATGAGCACTCGGCCCGATCAGGTTTTGCTAGATCAGTTCACCCTAGCTGAAAAAGCCGACGGTCAACCAAGCACCAGCGTATGCCTTGGCGTGCTGGCAGCCTTGCTACCGGCGATCCTGATGCTGATTCATGCCGTCGCTGAGATGGTATTACCCAAGGGCAATGCGATCCTGAAAATGGCAAGTTTCTTGGGCAATCCCCTGATAGCCATGCTCCTAGGCGTGCTGTTCGCAGGGGCAAGTCTGGTACTCGTGCGGGGCGGCGATGCGGGGCAGTTGCGCGAATCCCTGGGCAAGAGCCTCAAGCCAATCGCCTCAATCATCATGATCATCGCCGGCGGTGGTGCCTTTCAGGAGCTGCTGACCAGCGCCAAGGTGGGCGATGCCATTGTGCACCTGACTCAGCAGTCTGCGTTCCCTCCGCTGATCTTGGGTTGGTTGATCGCGATGTTGCTCTCGGTATCTACCGGTTCTGCCACTGTAGGTATCGTTGGTGCTGCGGGCTTGCTGGCGCCGCTTGCAGGTGCTGATCCCAGCCTCAACCTGCCTCTGCTTGCCTTGTCCATAGGCTGCGGCTCGCTGTTCTTCAACTATGCGAACCATGCGGGCTTCTGGATGGTGAAGGAATCCTTCGGCATGACTATGGGCGAAGCCACCAAGACCATTTCGGTGGTTCAATCCATCGTAGCCGTGGTCGGTTTGATTGTGGTGTTGATGTTGAATGCGGCTGTCACGGTGATTTGAGTCAGGATCTGTTCGCAGGTAGTGACCCTGCCCGAGCGAGTTAGCCGAGGGTGGGAGATAGAGTTACGTTCCACAGGGTGTTTACCATCGAACTTGAATGCTCAGTGTTCGCTGGTAAGCATGGAGCGTTTTACTCGGCTCTAACCCTAAAGTGTCGGCACCCGTAAGCCACGCATGTTTAAGGTCTATAAAACCCCTCACACTGGCGAAGTCGTCGAAACCAAAGGTGGCAACCACAATCAACTGAAGGAATGGAAAGCAGAGCACGGTTCCGCGACCGTTGAGTCCTGGCTGACCAAGTGAGTTCGATTTGAGTACAACAGGGCCTCCGAAGGCCCTTTTTATTTGCAGTTTGTCGAAGTCAGCGACCAAATCCTCAACCGACGTTTCCGGCTATCTGCTAAACCTCCATTCGTGTGCTTCGAAAACCTTCAACAGAGGCAAGGATGATGAATTCAAGCTGGGCAGATCAGGTGGCGCTTGTGAGTGGAGCGGGCAGTGAGCTTGGAATTGGTATGGCAATTGCCCATCGTCTTGGGGCTCAAGGGGCCAAGCTGATCGTCACGGCAAGCAGCGCACGCATCAATGAGCGGGTTGCGGAGTTACGCGCCGCCGGCTTCGAAGCAGAGGGTCGACCGGTAGACTTAACTCAGGAAACTCAGGTTAGTGAATTCGTCGCTTGGGCTGAGGCCGTCTGGGGCCGCATCGATATTCTTGTAAATAATGCCGGTATGGCGATGCAAGGGAGTCCAGAACCGTTCGCCGAGTTCACGAATACGAGCCTCGAAACCTGGAATCTTTCCATCGCTAGAAATCTGACAACTGCGTTCCTGTTAACTCAAGGGGTGTTGCCTGGGATGCGGGCTAGAGGCTATGGCCGCATAGTAAACATCAGCTCAACCACAGGCACACGAGCCAGTAATCCAGGAGAGGCTGCTTATAGTGCAGCAAAGGCCGGAATGGTAGGGATGAACATGAGTCTCGCTCTTGAGGTTGCTCATCTAGGTATCACGGTGAATTCAGTTGCCCCTGGTTGGATAGCTACAGGGTCGAGCACTCCTGATGAAGTCAAAGCAGCACGCTCTACACCTCTTGGGAGAGCGGGTCGGCCAGAGGAAGTGGCCGCTGCCGTTGTATTCTTGGCTTCACCTGAAGCGAGTTACATCACAGGTGAGTTGCTCGTGGTGGATGGGGGCAATTGCTTGGTTGAGAACAAAGCTTATTAAGACTTTTTTAATCCCTTCTGCGACCGTTGAGTCCTGGCTGAGCAAGTGATTTTGGTTGGAGTACAAAAAGGCCCGAGAGGGCCTTTTTTGTTAAACACGACGAGTGAATAGACTTAGGTATTGGTATCGTCTCGGATAGCCTTCTACGAGGCTGCTTTGATTTCACTAATCAAGTCATCAACGGCGGCAAGCATGAACTCAATCGTTTTTTCATCAATGAATCTGCCGTCCTGGATCTTTTCATTGACGCCCGGAATGACTATCTGAGGGCCGCGAATGACTCTGGAAAGGGTCGCTGATAGCGTCTCTCTCAATTGTGCCTGGGCGCGCACCCCGCCAAGCACGCCTGGTGAAGACGTCATGATGAGCACGGGTTTATTTTTCAACGATGAGTTGAAGCCCGGGCGAGATGCCCAATCCAGTGCATTTTTCAGCACGCCGGAAGTACCGTAGTTGTATTCAGGCGAGCAGATGATCAAGCCATCGGCTTGTTCGATAGCATCTTTCAGCACCGCCACTGATGCAGGCAGCATCTGCGCTTCGAGATCTGAGTTGTAAAGGGGGATCTCATTCAGTGCGAAGAGACTCATGTCTACCTGATGGCCCAACCGATTGGAGAGGGTCTTGAGTACCGCTGTATTGGTTGATTGTGAACGCAGGCTACCTGAAATACCGAGTAGACGATGAGCGACGGTGGCCATAAAAATCCTTCAGAGAGATGGATAATCAAAAAACTACACGACCTGTTTCTTTGGAGATGACACGCCGATCATCACAAACAGTGCTCGGGCAATCCCCTCACTTTTGTTGCGCCATGCGTGTCGTGTGCCATTTTGTATAACGATGTCTCCCGCCTTTACGAGACGGCTTTGACCGTTATCCAGCTCCAGCCACATCTCGCCCTCCAGAATGATTCCGTAATCAATGGTGGCGGTGGTGTGCATGCCCGGATTTTCCGGTTCAAAGCTTTCGATCAAGCCAGGCAAAGCCGCCCCCAACTCTTCATAGGCCCGCACACCATCGACGGGGTTCTGCATCACCGAGTCCGGTGGGAAATCGAACATGGCGATGCTGGTGCCGCCCTGAGGAGGAATCAGTGAAGGGTTGCCTAGCGTGGGATCACGTTCCTGTTCGAGGCGTACCGGATTTGCTGGGGTCACCCACAACTGCGCCATGGCATGTCCAGGGATTGAGGCAAAAGATTGAGCTCTTGGGGCGTAGTCATCTGAAACGAACACGGAGTTCCCTTGTTCGTCGTGACCGGTCACGATTCTTCTTATCTTCATTTGGATTACTCAACGAGCAGTCAAAGAGGCAGCGAGGGAAGGGCGAACCGCTCCACTCGCTGCGTGCATCAAGGACAAATGACGTAGTTGCTGAAGCCGCCATGGCGGTTTTCGATACCGGTAATCGCGTTGTTGACGTCTTCTAGCTTGAAAGCCGTATTTTCAAAAAATGAAAGATCCAGCACACCGGACTCAACCATGTCAGCCATGGCTTGTCCTTGACCAGTGGTGAACCAGGCAGATCCACTGATCTGGATGTCGTTGTCCATGATCCAATGCAGGTCTATAGGGACTTCACCGGCGATAGCGCCAATGTTCACTAAGTGTCCGCCTCGATGCAGAGATTTGAGAGCTTGGGTCAGGCTTTCGTGCGGTGCGCCTGGGCCCAAGGCATCAATAACCACATCCACGCCCTCGCCATGCGTAACCTCATGGGCCCATTCGTTGGTAGGAATAGTACCGAGCGTGTGAATTTCAATTCGCCCAGGAGCTGCGAGGTCTTTCACCTTCTGGAACAAATCTTGATTGCGGGCAGTGCCGAGAATTTTACGAGCACCTAGAGCAAGCGCCAGGACGACGGCACCGAGACCAAGCGTCCCACTAATCCCGTTGATGAGCACGGTACTGCCAGGGCCAACATTCGCCTTGAGAAGCGCCTTGTAAGCGGTGCCCATGTAACCCAAGCGTGCAGCCGTTTCAAAACTGATATTGTCAGGCAGCTTGACCAAGCTGTATTGGGGCGCAGGGATGTACTCGCAGAGGCCGCCGTAAGGGTAATCCTCGAACATGCGGGGACTTTTTGGCGTGAAACCGAAGTAGCCGTTGAAGGTATAGGCAGTGCACGCAATGGTGTTGCCCGCACGGCATGCCCGGCAGGAACCGCAGTATCTGCCAGGGTTAACGTACACCCGCTCACCCACCTTGAAGTCGTAGACCTGAGCACCTACTGCTTCGACGACACCTGATGGGTCGAGCCCGAAAATGGCAGGAAGTTTCGGCAGCGGATTTTGAGGGAACCACTTAACCCAATTTGTCAGAATGTTGTGCAGGTTTGGGACGATCCCACATGCCTTCACCTTGACCAGCACCTCAGTAGGGCGGATTTCGGGTACAGAAACTTGCTCGATGACCATGGGTTTGCCGCCTTCGTACAGGCGTGCAGCGCGCATTGTTTTTGCAGTCATGATGTTCTCCAACACATATTGTTTTTGTAGTGGTACCTAACCTTTGGAGCACGCTTCAAATCTAAGGCACTAACGCAGTCCGTCTTCGCCCTTTACGTCGGAGGCAGCGAGACCGCCCAATCGTGCATGTATTCGTCCGCCTGTAGCCATGGCTAGGCCAAAGGCAATTTCGCCACGGCGAGGGCCATCCCATACAGTCATTTCAGCAACGCCGAAATGGCTACGAACGTATGCAGCTTGGATATGCCCTAGTGGGATCATCACTCGGCAGCCTGGGCCGCCAATAGTTTTGGCCGCAGGAACTATCGCCTTCGGGTTGCCTAGCGCTTCGCGCATTGCCCAGCCACCTGCTTCGTGCCATACGGCGCCGTGCTCTAACTCACCGTCTTCACCAACGATTGCGCCCTTGCCATAGGCCTGTACGTGTTTAGCTCCGCCCAGGGTTTGGATCAGTTGCTCCGACAGCTCTGCGCCTAAAGCTCGCAGTTCCTGCATAAACGGCAGCAAGTCTTCTACATACTTACCTGCGTAAGGATTGGCGACCACCGCGGTGGCTACTGCAATCCGCAGCGGGGCTGACAAACGAGGCCCGCCCTCGTGGAATACCTCTTCAACGTCCAGCTTGACCTTACGAACCATCACAAGCGACATGCGTAACCTCCAGAACCGAGAGCCTCATGGGCTCGCTATTTTTTAAACCGGCCTTTTGCATTATGCATTTAATGATGTATGGTGCAAGAAGTTAGTTTTTATGCACAAAAATAGGAGAGGCAAGATGAAGCTGATTTCGTACCGTAAAGAAGGAGAAGCCCATTTCGGTGCCGTGTCCGGTGACGGAGTGGTTGAACTGACCAACCGTTTCTCGGAAGTGCCAGATCTCGCGACTTTTCTGAGCAACCCGTCCTTGCTTCAGGAGGCGCGCAAGATTATTGATGCTGCGCAGCCTGACTACCCATTCTCGAGTATCCAGTTGGAATCAGTGATACCCAATCCTGGAAAGGTGATTTGCGTAGGCATTAACTATGTTGCTCACGCTGAAGAGGCGGGCCGAAAGGTCGGCGAGTTTCCAGTGATTTTTCAGCGTTTCGCCGAAACTCTTTTGCCCCACGGCGAACCACTGGTTAGACCTCAAGTCTCAGAGCAATTTGATTTCGAGGCCGAATTGGCGGTTGTGATCGGGAAAGGTGGTGCACATATCGATCCGGCGGACGCGATGGATCACGTTGCGGGTTACACCTGCTTCAACGATGCCAGCGTCCGCGATTGGCAGTTCCATACGCACCAGTACGGTATGGGTAAGACCTTCAGAAAAACGGGTGCTCTGGGGCCTTGGCTCGTTCCGGCATCGGAAATTTCAGACTACCGAAAGCTAGTTGTGCGGGGGGTACTTAACGGCGAGCAACTGCAGGAAGGCAGCCTTTCGGAGCTGGCATTCGACATTCCTCATTTGATTTCGTATGTATCGAAAGCGCTTTCATGGAACCCTGGAGATATTCTGGCAACTGGTACTCCGAGCGGCATTGGCTTCAAACGCAATCCACCGATTTTTCTGAAGCCAGGTGATGTTTTTGAAGTGGTGATTACTGAGATTGGCACGCTGTCGAATGGTGTTATTGACGAAGTCTAAGCGTTGCCCTCTACACAATCATAAAAACTGGAGGTTCCAAATGTCCGCATTACCTAAAATCAATTTCACCCACTCTGGTGTGTTTTGCGAAGACCTCGACCGGATGGTTGATTTTTACTGCCGCACCTTGGGTTTCATCGTAAGTGACAAGGGGGTCGCTTCTACAGGTCACCGTTTGTTCTTCATGACTCAGAACCCTGAGTTACATCATCAGGTCGTTCTCTTTGACGGAAAACCAGTCGACCTACCGTTCAACCCGATCAATCAGCTTTCGTTTCTCCTGGACTCCCTCGACGACCTGAAAACGTACTATCAATTCGCCAAGAAAAGCGGAATTGAAGGGATTGCACAGGTGGATCACGGCAACGCTTGGTCGATGTACTTCAAAGATCCTGAAGGCAATCCCATCGAAATGTATGTCGATGCGCCGTTCTACACCGCACAACCTTGCAAGGAACCGCTGGATCTCGAGATGCCGACTGAGGCTATCCTCGCCCAGACCGAGGCTATGTGTAAGCGCCGTCCCGGTTTCCAGACTCGCGAGCAATGGAAGGAATCCATACGGGCGAAGATCGAAGAGCAGCGCGTTCGTATCGGCTAATGACATTTGGAAGGGCTATATAGCCTGCTCCAATCAGTGGTCGTTGAAGCCTGGTTGATGGGGGCGCAAAAGTCTGCTCATCAACCAGAAGTCGCAGTAGAGAAAAACAAAAAGCGGAGTTGACGATGGACTACGATGTCATCATTGTTGGAATGGGGCCAGTGGGTGCTCTGTGCGCAAATCTCGCCGGCATGTGGGGGCTAAGCGCTCTCGTCGTGGATAAGTCCGAGACGGTGTACACCAACCCTAGGGCTATGGGTTTTGATCACGAAGTGATGCGTGTGTTCGGCAACATTGGGTTGGCCGATGACATTGCTGAGCATGTCATGCCGTATCGTCCTTCGGAGTACCGTACCACCGGTTCTCAGTTGATCAAACGCATTGACGCCGCCAAACCTCCCTATCCGCTGGGTTGGGCGCCTAACTATGTCTTCTCACAGCCCCCCGTCGAGCGCGCCCTACGCAGTAAAATTGCGGATATGAAGTCCGTCACCGTGGAACTCGGTTCAGAGGTTCTGTCGGTAGATTCCAAAGGTTCACAGGCGGTTGTTCGCATCCAGGCCAAGGATGGAACCGAGCGCACAGTCACTGCGGACTATGTGTTGGCGTGTGACGGAGGCACCAGTCCAATCCGTACCCGTCTAGGGTTGAAAATGGAGGATCTAGCCTTCGACGAGCCATGGCTCGTGGTTGACGTAATCCTCAACGAAGGGGCGGGCGAGCATCTACCAAAGACCAACGTGCAATTTTGCGAGTTGGCCAGGCCATGTACCTTTGTCGTCGGGCCGGGTCAGCATCGACGTTGGGAATTCATGATTAACCCTGACGAACAGCCGACGGAAATCTCACAACCCGAAGCGATCAAAAAGCTGATCGCCCGTTGGTTGCCTGAGGGCGACTATCAGCTGTGGCGTGCCTCTGCCTACCGATTCCATGCACTGATTCTGGAGCAGTGGAAGTCCGACCGGGTGTTTTTCCTCGGGGATGCAGCGCACATGACACCCCCCTTTCTGGCACAAGGCATGTGCCAAGGGATTCGCGACGCATTGAATCTGGTCTGGAAACTGGCGCTTGTTAAAGGAGGCCTAGCTTCTCCGGCGTTCCTGAATACCTACCAGACCGAGCGTATTCCCCATGTCCGCCAAACTACGATGGCGGCAAAAGAATTCGGTGGTGTCATTTGCGAGCGTGACAGCGAGAAAGCCGCTATCCGCGATGCGCGCTTGATTCAGCAGATGAAGGAAAACCCGGGAGGCACCATCAGGCAATCGCTGATTCCTGGCTTGAACCAAGGCTTCGTCGCCAATGTTCCACCTGCCGGCGAGCTGTTTCCGCAACCGATGGTCATCAACCATGCCGGCAAGAAGGCACTGCTGGATGAGTTTACCGGACAGTCCTTTCGAGTGGTCATTGCGCCA includes these proteins:
- a CDS encoding bifunctional 3-(3-hydroxy-phenyl)propionate/3-hydroxycinnamic acid hydroxylase, with translation MDYDVIIVGMGPVGALCANLAGMWGLSALVVDKSETVYTNPRAMGFDHEVMRVFGNIGLADDIAEHVMPYRPSEYRTTGSQLIKRIDAAKPPYPLGWAPNYVFSQPPVERALRSKIADMKSVTVELGSEVLSVDSKGSQAVVRIQAKDGTERTVTADYVLACDGGTSPIRTRLGLKMEDLAFDEPWLVVDVILNEGAGEHLPKTNVQFCELARPCTFVVGPGQHRRWEFMINPDEQPTEISQPEAIKKLIARWLPEGDYQLWRASAYRFHALILEQWKSDRVFFLGDAAHMTPPFLAQGMCQGIRDALNLVWKLALVKGGLASPAFLNTYQTERIPHVRQTTMAAKEFGGVICERDSEKAAIRDARLIQQMKENPGGTIRQSLIPGLNQGFVANVPPAGELFPQPMVINHAGKKALLDEFTGQSFRVVIAPGFDASALLRCLRSSQSLKGLPIQVVRLVSSQQSGTRAVDDYEEVDGVLAEWLERRGCNVVIVRPDHYVYGGAVTVAWAMEMLEGMELALWCKEPEQALQSSGGACDKTIRFAQAIPL